In one window of Ostrinia nubilalis chromosome 21, ilOstNubi1.1, whole genome shotgun sequence DNA:
- the LOC135082308 gene encoding uncharacterized protein LOC135082308 — translation MDIYGYSAYPYNQSDELAKQMFAQQALASSLPYNQQNPGPHVMPAPSGAPWNVQGLPWGLSSPPHLVQFTAQPLPIEPKMSPVIHCKRKSLDVEPVIPAKQLITEEKMAAHLNGLHISSEYTPHSLAAEEFMDINMDAPSTSGLSDKLKGHKIVLSEELKKIQEQPLLPAALIERLEKPQMSLVVWKPREDILSKLKVVDEEKEKKSESEEVETKRRNGVLVDSSGMDIEM, via the exons ATGGACATTTATGGATATTCAGCGTACCCGTATAACCAGTCAGATGAGCTTGCTAAGCAGATGTTTGCGCAGCAGGCCCTGGCCTCGTCTCTTCCGTACAATCAGCAGAACCCTGGGCCTCATGTAATGCCTGCGCCCTCTGGAGCTCCGTGGAACGTTCAGGGTTTACCGTGGGGCTTGTCTTCGCCTCCTCACCTTGTGCAGTTCACAGCGCAGCCTCTTCCGATCGAACCCAAAATGTCACCTGTTATACATTGCAAAAGGAAGAGTTTGGACGTGGAACCCGTGAT TCCAGCCAAACAGTTGATCACGGAAGAAAAAATGGCAGCCCACTTAAATGGCCTTCATATTTCATCCGAGTACACCCCACACTCCCTGGCGGCTGAAGAGTTCATGGATATCAACATGGATGCTCCTTCCACATCCGGCCTGAGTGACAAATTAAAGGGACACAAAATTGTTCTGTCAGAGGAACTGAAGAAGATCCAAGAACAGCCTTTATTACCTGCAGCACTTATTGAAAG GTTAGAAAAGCCCCAGATGTCTCTAGTAGTATGGAAGCCCAGAGAAGACATACTATCAAAACTAAAAGTAGTGGATGAAGAAAAGGAAAAGAAATCGGAATCGGAGGAGGTAGAGACTAAACGAAGAAACGGTGTGTTAGTAGATTCCAGTGGCATGGACATAGAAATGTGA
- the LOC135082050 gene encoding NAD-dependent protein deacylase Sirt4, with protein MFPAVHRLILPHFTSCKRQIVYVPKHKPPEQKDFEKLKDFLIANEKILVLTGAGISTESGIPDYRSEEVGLYARSNHKPIQYQEFIKYPKVRQRYWARNFVGWPRFSKIEPNATHLAITNLQKIGKVTAIVTQNVDRLHHKAGSHNVVELHGTGYIVKCLKCPYEIDREELQKELLKNNPDMRSSFSMIRPDGDVELTQEQVDKFRTPLCPKCEGPLKPDIVFFGDNVPKHRVEKVRHEVNSSDAVFVLGSSLTVYSSYRIILQAKEENKNVAILNIGPTRADDLVHLKISTKCGDILPDLCKSA; from the exons ATGTTTCCAGCAGTGCATCGACTTATTTTACCTCACTTTACATCGTGTAAAAGACAAATTGTTTACGTGCCCAAACATAAACCTCCTGAACAAAAAGACTTCGAAAAGCTAAAAGATTTCTTGATAGCAAACGAAAAGATTTTGGTCCTCACTGGCGCTGGAATCTCCACAGAATCTG GTATTCCAGACTACAGATCTGAAGAAGTTGGTCTATACGCGCGCAGTAACCATAAGCCAATACAGTACCAAGAATTCATAAAATATCCCAAAGTAAGGCAAAGGTATTGGGCTAGGAACTTCGTTGGATGGCCACGGTTCAGCAAGATAGAACCAAATGCCACACATCTTGCTATTACTAATCTACAAAAG ATAGGCAAAGTTACAGCTATTGTAACACAAAACGTAGACAGACTCCATCACAAAGCAGGTTCTCATAATGTTGTAGAACTTCATGGCACTGGCTACATAGTCAAATGTCTGAAGTGCCCGTATGAAATTGACCGAGAGGAACTGCAGAAAGAGCTATTGAAGAACAACCCTGATATGAGAAGTTCCTTCTCCATGATCAGGCCTGATGGTGATGTGGAATTAACACAG GAACAAGTGGACAAATTTAGGACACCTTTATGCCCCAAATGTGAAGGGCCTTTAAAACCAGACATAGTGTTTTTTGGTGACAATGTACCAAAACACAGAGTTGAAAAAGTGAGACATGAAGTTAATTCAAGTGATGCTGTTTTTGTACTGGGATCCAGTTTGACTGTGTATTCCAGTTACAGGATAATTTTACAAGCAAAAGAAGAGAATAAGAATGTGGCCATACTAAACATAGGTCCCACAAGAGCTGATGATCTTGTCCATTTAAAAATATCCACAAAATGTGGTGACATTTTACCTGATCTATGCAAGTCTGCATAG